In Methylobacterium aquaticum, the following are encoded in one genomic region:
- the recO gene encoding DNA repair protein RecO, producing MQWTDDGLVLGARRHGETGVVLELMTAEHGRHLGLVHGGRSRRMQPVLQPGNLVRAVWRARLDEGLGAYAVEPIESASARLIGSRLALYGIGYAAGLLRLLPERDPHPALFAVAKVLIEHLHEPEIAPALMVRFELAMLAELGFGLDLSACAATGTNEYLAYVSPKSGRAVSAAAGEPWRDRLLALPDFLVERADRRGLNVPTSREIKQGFTLTGYFLDQHIWGPRDVAEPEERVRFVALGTADAG from the coding sequence ATGCAATGGACGGATGACGGGCTGGTTCTCGGGGCGCGACGGCACGGCGAGACCGGCGTCGTCCTCGAACTGATGACGGCCGAGCACGGCCGCCATCTCGGCCTCGTCCATGGCGGGCGCTCGCGGCGGATGCAGCCGGTGCTCCAGCCCGGCAACCTGGTGCGGGCGGTGTGGCGGGCTCGGCTCGACGAGGGACTGGGCGCCTACGCGGTCGAGCCGATCGAGAGCGCCAGCGCCCGGCTGATCGGCTCGCGGCTGGCCCTCTACGGCATCGGCTATGCCGCGGGGCTGCTGCGGCTCCTGCCCGAGCGCGATCCGCATCCGGCCCTGTTCGCGGTGGCCAAGGTGCTGATCGAGCACCTGCACGAGCCCGAGATCGCGCCTGCCCTGATGGTGCGGTTCGAGCTGGCGATGCTGGCCGAGCTCGGCTTCGGCCTCGACCTCTCGGCCTGCGCCGCCACCGGCACCAACGAATACCTCGCCTACGTCTCGCCGAAGAGCGGGCGGGCGGTGAGCGCGGCGGCCGGCGAGCCCTGGCGCGACCGGCTGCTGGCGCTGCCCGACTTTCTGGTCGAGCGGGCCGACCGCCGCGGCCTCAACGTGCCGACCTCCCGGGAGATCAAGCAAGGCTTTACCTTAACGGGTTATTTCCTCGACCAGCACATCTGGGGGCCGCGCGACGTGGCCGAGCCGGAGGAGCGGGTGCGGTTCGTGGCGCTCGGCACCGCCGATGCGGGTTGA